CAACAATTACAAAGACAGTATTCTTAAACCAAGACTGTTTACTCGCCATTGCAAAGAATCTTTTCAAAGCATAATCCGTATATTTTACCCCACCATCACGGGATTTAATGTCTCCCGGAATATCAATTTTATTATTTGGGTAAGTAAAAGGCCTGTGGTTACTCACCGTCATAATATGATTAAAGAAAGGTTTATTATCTTTAGATTCAGCGTTGATTACCTTTATTGCTTTGTTGTACATATCTTCATCGCAAACTCCCCATACATTAGAGAATGTAATTTCCTCCGGAGAAAAACTAGATTTATCTACAATTTTATATCCGTTTCCAGAATAAAAGTCCTGCATATTATCAAAAAAAGCATCTCCGCCGTACATGAAGTTTACATTGTATCCTTTCTCTTTAAATACATTTCCTGTAGAGAATTTATTCTTATTATCTTCTCTTTTTACCACACTTTCTCCGGCTGTTGGAGGTAAACACAATGTTACAGCTTCAAGTCCGCGAACGGTTCTGTTTCCTGCAGCATACAAATTGGTAAACTGCAAGCTTTTTTGAGCCAAACTATCCAAAAAGGGTGTAATACTTTGCTCATTTCCGTAAGCCTTCATAAAATCGGCACTATAACTTTCAATCGTGATCAGAACTACATTTTTTCTATTTTCAGTAGAATCCCCGGTAATTTTACGATTGGTGTTTTCTCCTGTAATTCCAGGGAATTGTTGCTTTAGAATGGCAAAAGCCTCTTGATTTGGCAATGTTTTATAAAACTTGAAATAATCTAATTTGTTATTCTGAAAAGCCAGATAGAATTTATAAATTCCATTTGCCTGCAACTCATTTACAAATACATTCTTAGAATTCTCCGTTTTTGCCAAAGTTGGAATTGCAAATAAAGAAACCAAAAACAAAACGATATAAACACCTGAAATTTTGATTTTTTCTTTAAAATCAGGGATATCATTGAGATAGTTTTTAGATTTTTGGAGAATAAAATAAGTCACAATTGAAGTAATGATAAAAAGAGCAGAAAATATTGGTATAACAGGATATGACTGCATAATATTACCAATAACTTCATTAGTATAAATTAAATAGTTTACAGCAATAAAGTTGTATTTTACTCCAAATTCATTCCAGAAAAAGTATTCGCTTAAACCATTCTGAAGTATCAATAAGACATAAAGAAAAATAACAAAAGCAAATAACCAGAATCTAATCTTGTCTCTTAGTTTAGGAAGAAAAAGTAAAAGAGAAAAAAGAAGTGTTTTAAGACCTATAAAAATGAGAACAATTCGGGGCAATGCACCGCCATATTCGTCAAAAATACTTTTTCCTGATGCTACATAAAGAAATAAAGCAGCAAAAACACCTAATATGATATATCCGTAAGGCTTATAATATTTTGAATTTGAAATAAAAATTAGATATAGCCATAAAAAGCTACTGGCAACAACAAAAACAAAGAAATCTGAAAGAAGACCTAAACTAAAGATTTTCAAACTCTCAAGAATACTAAACGATGTTTGTGTTATGGGATGAAAGAACAAAACCATTCGTAGCAAAAAACTAACTGCAAAGTAAAACAGAGCTAGATTGTAAAAAGGGGACATTTTTTTGTAAAAAGCCATGGTATTTAATTTTTTACAAAATTAATTTGCATTAATTAGCAAAAGATGAAGTTATGCTTTTACCTTGCTTAGTGTTAACTTAATGTTTACTTAAGATGATTAAATTGGTTAATTCTAAAGGTTTATAGTAATTTCTAAGCCTGAAAATTTTTATCTTTGACAAACAAAAGCTTTAAAAACAATTATAAATCAAAAGAAAAATAGATGCATATTTTAATAGTTGAAGATGAACTGGGTATTGTACAATTTTTGCAGCAGGGATTGCAGGAAGAAGGATACCAGATTACAACGGCAAATGATGGTTCTAAAGGTTTTGAATTAATTCAGAATCATAAATTTGATTTAATCTTGTTAGACTGGATGCTGCCTAAAATTAATGGTTTAGACCTTTGTAAAGCAATCAGAATCAAAGATCACACAACCCCAATTATTTTTCTAACGGCAAAAGATACGGTTCAGGAAACTATAGAAGGGCTGAAAGCAGGTGCAAATGACTATATAAAAAAACCTTTTAGCTTTGAAGAATTGGTTGAAAGAATCAAAATTCATTTTAGAAATAAAAAAGGAACTGAAAAACTAACCCTGGGAACAATTACTATCGATTTAACAAAGCATATTGTTCTTAAAAATGACGAAGAAGTCGCTCTTACTCAAAGAGAATTTGAATTACTTACCTATTTAATTCAAAATAAAGGAAAAGTTTGTACACGAAATCAGATACTGAAAGATGTCTGGGAAATCAATTTTGAATATGATACCGGTGTCATTGACGTTTTTATGAATGCCATCAGAAAAAAACTCAATTTAAAAATTGAAGAAGACTACATCAAAACAATCCGCGGTATCGGTTATATCGCAAACGACTTATAAATGATACAACTTTCCTTTAAAAATAAAATTGCATTAAACTATATTATTACCACAGGATTATTAATATTAGTCGTCTTTTCAGCCATCTATTCTATTGTAAAACATACTGTTTACAGCCATATAGATGAAAATATTAATATTGAAATTCAGAATCATCTTAAAGAAATCAAAGTTGAGAAAGGCAAAGTGATTTTGATTGATGAAGAAGAATGGAGTGAACGTGAGCACAATACCGTTGATGTAAACCCAGTTTTTGTCGAATTTTTAGATTTGAACAAGCGAATTATCGAAAAAGCACCCAATTTAAAAACAGAGACACTGGAATTTAAAGATTCAGTAGAAGATTATAAGTTGTTTGATACCAAAATGGGGGAGAACGCCATTAGACAAATTCAGGTTCCGCTACATATTCAAAATAAAAAAATTGGCTATATAATTGTTGCAATGTCACTGGCAGATTCCAAAATGGTACTCAACAATTTGTTTGATATCATGAGTTTTTCATTTCTTGCCATTTTATTCTTGCTGTTTTTTATTGCCAGATTCTTTGCCGGGCGTAGTATAAAACCAATAAATGCAATAATAAATACTTCAAAAATTATTACCAAAGATAATCTGAAGACGCGGATTCCTTTGCCCAAAAGCCGCGACGAATTATATACACTTTCAAAAACCATAAATAGTCTTTTAAATCGAATTGAGGATGCCATTGAACGCGAAAAACAATTCACTTCTGATGCATCACACGAATTAAGAACGCCGTTAACCGTTATTAAAGGAACACTTGAGGTGTTAATACGTAAACCCAGAGATACAAGTGAGTATAAAGAAAAAATAAACTATTGTATTAATGAAGTAGATCATCTTAATACATTGGTAGATCAGCTTCTTTTAATGGCTCGTTTTGAAAACCAAAAGCAAAGCATAAATATAGAATCTGTTTATTTGAATTCAATATTATTAGATGTTTTAACTTTAAATTCTGAGAAAATAAATAAGCAGGGAATTAACGTTAAATTTGATGCTCAACAGGATTATTATATTCAATCAGATAATTTTTTAATCATAACGGTTTTAAGAAATTTAATTTCGAATGCTATTAAATATTCTAATGAGAGTGGCCAGGTTTCGATCTCACTTACAAAACAAAATGATAAAACAATCTGCAAAATTGAAGATAACGGAATTGGAATTGCAAAGGCAGATTTAGAATCGATTTTTAATCCGTTTTTCAGATCTAACTCAACAGATCATCCACAAATAAAAGGAACAGGATTAGGTTTGTCAATTGTAAAACGAATAACAGGATTACTAAACATTAAATTTAAAATCGAAAGCGAGCTGGAAGTAGGTACAACGGTGATTTTAAGTTTTCCGGATAATATTAAAACGTTATCGTAAATTAAAAATTACCAGTAAAAACAGGCTCTTTGCTATTTTTTAACAATAAACTATCGTTAAGTTATATTAAAATTTGTTGTTTTATGAAATTAACTAGTATATTTGCAACCGAATCAAAGAATTATAAAACAACCCAAAACATGATTTCAAATCAATTACATCATCATCATTTTCATTATTGCTCTCAGGCGATGTGTTAATGGTATGCGTGTAAATCATCATATTTTAAAACCCGTTTGAGTACATCAAACGGGTTTTTTTATTCCAATTCTTTGTACTCAGACTATTAATTCAACAAACAACTAAAAAAATGAGTACTTTAAAAATTGCAATTCAAAAATCAGGTCGTTTAAACGAAGACAGCATTCAGATTCTAAAAGATTGTGGTATTTCAATCAACAACGGAATCGATCAGCTGAAAGCCGAAGCTTCAAATTTCCCCCTTGAAGTTTTATATTTAAGAAATTCAGATATTCCGCAATACTTAATAGACGGAGTCGTAGATTTAGCCATTGTTGGTGACAACCTTTTAGTAGAAAAAGGAAAAGGAATTGAAGTAGTCCAAAAATTAGGATTTTCGAAATGCAAAGTTTCTGTAGCCGTTCCTAAAGCTTTTGAATACAACTCAGTTCAGGATTTAGCCGGTTTGCGTGTAGCAACTTCATACCCAAATACCGTAAATGAGTATTTTAACTCTTTTGGACTTACAGTAGACATTCACCAAATTTCAGGTTCTGTAGAAATCGCTCCAAACATTGGTCTTGCCGATGCCATTGTAGATATTGTTTCAAGCGGAAGCACCTTATTCAAAAACAATCTAAAAGAAGTTGAAGTTATTCTGAAAAGCGAAGCAGTTTTGGCAGTTTCACCAAAAGTTTCTCCGGAAATTCAAAAACACATCGACACTTTAAAATTCAGAATTCAGGCCGTTTTAAGAGCCAGAAATTCGAAATATATCTTAATGAACGTTCCAAACGATAAAATTGATGCAGTTGGAAAAATCCTTCCGGTTTTAAGAAGTTTAACTGTATTACCACTCGCACAAGAGGGCTGGAGCAGTGTTCACTCAGTAATTGACAAAGACACTTTTTGGGATGTAATCGATCAGTTAAAAGAAGTAGGTGCAGAAGGAATTCTGGTTTGCCCAATTGAGAAAATGGTACTATAAAAAGAAAATTCAATTTTTAAATTCCAAATTCCAAGCTTAGCGTTGATTTTTAAAATAAAGAATTGGAATTTGGGATTTTAGAAATTTGGAATTTAATATTGAAAATATTATGAATAAAATAGACAATCCAAAACCAGAAATCTGGTCAGAAATATTAAAAAGACCAACACAAACAATTGATGACATTGAAGTTACAGTAAAAGAAATTTTTAAAGAAGTTCAGAAAAAAGGAGATGAAGCGGTAGCAAAATACACTTCAATCTTTGACGGAATAAGTTTAGACAATTACGAAGTTTCTGAAAACGAAATAGAAGAAGCAATTAAATTGATTCCAAATGAGCTAAAAGAAGCAATTGAACTTGCAAAATCAAATATTTACAAATTTCACAGTGCTCAAAAAACAGACAGAATTTCAATAGAAACAGTTGAAGGCGTAAATTGCTGGCAGGAAAAAAGACCAATTCAGAAGATTGGTTTATATATTCCGGGCGGAACAGCACCTTTGTTCTCTACCGTTTTAATGTTGGCTGTACCAGCTGAAATTGCAGGCTGCAAAGAAATCGTTTTATGTTCACCACCTGATAAGAACGGAAAAATAAATCCGGCTATTTTATATGCGGCTAATTTATGCGGTGTAACCAAAATTTTGAAAGTAGGAGGAATTCAGGCTATTGCGGGAATGACATTTGGTACACAATCTATACCAAAAGTATATAAAATTTTCGGACCAGGAAATCAATTTGTTACCGTAGCAAAACAATTGGCGACTCAGTTTGGCGTGGCGATTGATATGCCGGCAGGTCCATCAGAATTACTAATTGTTGCAGATGAAACTGCTGTTCCTGCGTTTGTAGCATCAGATTTATTATCACAGGCAGAACACGGTACAGACAGTCAGGTAATCTTAGTTTCGACTTCCAGAAAATTGATTAATGAGGTAGAAGAAGAAATTCAGTCACAGTTGGAGATACTTCCAAGAAAAGCAATCGCGAAAAAAGCAATTGAAAATTCTAAATTAATTTATGTTGAAAATGAT
The sequence above is drawn from the Flavobacterium sp. N2038 genome and encodes:
- a CDS encoding LTA synthase family protein codes for the protein MAFYKKMSPFYNLALFYFAVSFLLRMVLFFHPITQTSFSILESLKIFSLGLLSDFFVFVVASSFLWLYLIFISNSKYYKPYGYIILGVFAALFLYVASGKSIFDEYGGALPRIVLIFIGLKTLLFSLLLFLPKLRDKIRFWLFAFVIFLYVLLILQNGLSEYFFWNEFGVKYNFIAVNYLIYTNEVIGNIMQSYPVIPIFSALFIITSIVTYFILQKSKNYLNDIPDFKEKIKISGVYIVLFLVSLFAIPTLAKTENSKNVFVNELQANGIYKFYLAFQNNKLDYFKFYKTLPNQEAFAILKQQFPGITGENTNRKITGDSTENRKNVVLITIESYSADFMKAYGNEQSITPFLDSLAQKSLQFTNLYAAGNRTVRGLEAVTLCLPPTAGESVVKREDNKNKFSTGNVFKEKGYNVNFMYGGDAFFDNMQDFYSGNGYKIVDKSSFSPEEITFSNVWGVCDEDMYNKAIKVINAESKDNKPFFNHIMTVSNHRPFTYPNNKIDIPGDIKSRDGGVKYTDYALKRFFAMASKQSWFKNTVFVIVADHCASSAGKTELPLDKYRIPAFIYTPNGKPAKYTQLMSQIDVMPTLFGLLHFNYDSKFFGQDVLKPDYKPRALIATYQDLGLIKDNVLTILSPKQQVRQFALKLKPKPGVAPEFQLNYDETPLKTVRTDLINDAVSYYQSASYMLKEKKYQK
- a CDS encoding response regulator transcription factor, yielding MHILIVEDELGIVQFLQQGLQEEGYQITTANDGSKGFELIQNHKFDLILLDWMLPKINGLDLCKAIRIKDHTTPIIFLTAKDTVQETIEGLKAGANDYIKKPFSFEELVERIKIHFRNKKGTEKLTLGTITIDLTKHIVLKNDEEVALTQREFELLTYLIQNKGKVCTRNQILKDVWEINFEYDTGVIDVFMNAIRKKLNLKIEEDYIKTIRGIGYIANDL
- a CDS encoding sensor histidine kinase, whose translation is MIQLSFKNKIALNYIITTGLLILVVFSAIYSIVKHTVYSHIDENINIEIQNHLKEIKVEKGKVILIDEEEWSEREHNTVDVNPVFVEFLDLNKRIIEKAPNLKTETLEFKDSVEDYKLFDTKMGENAIRQIQVPLHIQNKKIGYIIVAMSLADSKMVLNNLFDIMSFSFLAILFLLFFIARFFAGRSIKPINAIINTSKIITKDNLKTRIPLPKSRDELYTLSKTINSLLNRIEDAIEREKQFTSDASHELRTPLTVIKGTLEVLIRKPRDTSEYKEKINYCINEVDHLNTLVDQLLLMARFENQKQSINIESVYLNSILLDVLTLNSEKINKQGINVKFDAQQDYYIQSDNFLIITVLRNLISNAIKYSNESGQVSISLTKQNDKTICKIEDNGIGIAKADLESIFNPFFRSNSTDHPQIKGTGLGLSIVKRITGLLNIKFKIESELEVGTTVILSFPDNIKTLS
- the hisG gene encoding ATP phosphoribosyltransferase, coding for MSTLKIAIQKSGRLNEDSIQILKDCGISINNGIDQLKAEASNFPLEVLYLRNSDIPQYLIDGVVDLAIVGDNLLVEKGKGIEVVQKLGFSKCKVSVAVPKAFEYNSVQDLAGLRVATSYPNTVNEYFNSFGLTVDIHQISGSVEIAPNIGLADAIVDIVSSGSTLFKNNLKEVEVILKSEAVLAVSPKVSPEIQKHIDTLKFRIQAVLRARNSKYILMNVPNDKIDAVGKILPVLRSLTVLPLAQEGWSSVHSVIDKDTFWDVIDQLKEVGAEGILVCPIEKMVL
- the hisD gene encoding histidinol dehydrogenase produces the protein MNKIDNPKPEIWSEILKRPTQTIDDIEVTVKEIFKEVQKKGDEAVAKYTSIFDGISLDNYEVSENEIEEAIKLIPNELKEAIELAKSNIYKFHSAQKTDRISIETVEGVNCWQEKRPIQKIGLYIPGGTAPLFSTVLMLAVPAEIAGCKEIVLCSPPDKNGKINPAILYAANLCGVTKILKVGGIQAIAGMTFGTQSIPKVYKIFGPGNQFVTVAKQLATQFGVAIDMPAGPSELLIVADETAVPAFVASDLLSQAEHGTDSQVILVSTSRKLINEVEEEIQSQLEILPRKAIAKKAIENSKLIYVENDQVALDLINEYGPEHFIICSEYDDFYCNGIVNAGSVFIGNYTPESAGDYASGTNHTLPTNGYAKNYSGVNLDSFMKSMTFQKISKTGIQKIGKAIEIMAEAEGLQAHKNAVTLRLKSLE